Genomic window (Wenzhouxiangella marina):
CGGCCAGCTCGGCAACGGTCAGGGCACCGGCCCGGCAGATCGCCAGGTCGGCCCGGCCCCAGGCCTCGGCCATGTCGTCGATGAACTCGACCACCTCGCCCTCCACGCCCGCGGCCCGATAGGCCTCGAGCGTGCGTTGATACTGACGGCCGGCCTGATGCACGATGCGCGGCCGCGCCTCGGCAGGCAGACGGGCCAGGGCCTGCGGGATCACTTCCGCAAAAGCCAGAGCACCCTGACTGCCCCCGATGACGAGCAATTGCAGCGGCCCGCTCCGATCGGCAAAGCGAGCTTCAGGGTCCGGCAGGGCGGCGATGTCGTCGCGCACGGGATTGCCGCAGTGCTCGGCACCCTTGAGCACGGCGGGGAAGCCGCTCATCACGCGCGCGGCCAGTGGCCGCAGCCAGCGATTGGTCAGACCGGCAATGGCGTTCTGCTCGTGGAGCACCAGGGGGATGCCCATCAAGCGGGCCATGACGCCACCGGGGCCGGCCACGTAGCCGCCCATGCTGAGCACGCAATCGGGCCGGTGACGACGCAGGATCCGGCGCGCCTGGACCATGGCCTTGAGCACGCGGAACGGGGCCACCAGCCAGCCCAGCAGGCCGCGGCCGCGCAGGCCGGCGATGTCGATCGTGTCCAGTTCGATGCCGGCGGCCGGCACCAGGCGATTCTCGAGGCCGTTCGGCGTGCCCAGCCAGCGGACCTCGACGCCTTCGGCGCGGAGCTCGCGAGCCACGGACAGGCCGGGGAAGATGTGCCCACCGGTGCCACCGGCCATGATCAGAACCCGTGCCCGACTCATACGGACCATCCCCCGCGCCGACGGCGCGGCCGTTCGAGCTCGACGCGTTTGAGCTCCCAGTCGATCCGGAGCACCAGGGCGATGGCGGCGATCGTCATGATCAGGCTGGAGCCACCGGCCGAGACCAGCGGCAGGGTCAGACCCTTGGTCGGCAGCACGCCCAGGTTGACGCCGATGCTGACCAGGGCCTGCAGACCGATCCAGAGCGCGATGCCCCAGACCACGAAGGCGGAGAAGGCGCGCTCCATGGTCAGGGCCTTCAGGCCGATGCGAAACATCTGGCCCACCAGCAAGACGAACAGGCCGAGCACCAGCACGATGCCGACCAGGCCAAGCTCCTCGGCCAGCACGGCGAAGATGAAATCCGTGTGCGCTTCGGGCAGGTAGTAGAGCTTCTGCACGCTGGAGCCCAGGCCGACGCCGCCGATCTGACCACGACCGACCGCGATCAGGGCCTGGATCAGCTGGAAGCCGCCCGAATAGGGGTCGGCCCAGGGATCGACGAAGCTCATGACGCGGCGCAGACGGTAGGGCTCCATCGCCGCGAAACCGAACAACGGAATGGCCGCGCTGCCGAGCAGGAACAGGTGCTTCCAGGCCGCACCGGCGAGCCAGATCATTCCCGCGACGATCGCCACCAGCACCACCGCCGAACCCATGTCCGGCTGCATCAGGAGAATGGCCGCCATCAGACCCACGGCCGCCAGCGGTTTGATCGTATCGATGAAGCGCGCGCGGTTGAGCTCCGGGCGACGCGACAGGTAGCCGGCGACGTGGATGATCAGCATCAGCTTGACCACTTCGACGACCTGGAAGCGCGTCACGCCCAGGTTGATCCAGCGGGTCGCGCCGTTGACCTCGTGCCCGAGGCCGGGAATGAAGGGCAGCATCAGGATCAGCACGGCCGCGGGCAGGCAGGCGCGCGCCAGCAGCTCCAGCTGCGGCGTGCCGATGAAACGGAAGCTCAGGGAGGCGACCAGGGCCACGCCGATGAACATCAGATGGCGCTGGACAAAGTGCCAGGGCCCGACGGAGAAGTTCTCGGCCACGGCCATCGAGGTCGACGCCACCATGATCAGGCCGATGCTCAACAGCAGGGAGGCCGTGATCACGATCACCGGGTCGAGCCCCACGGTCCGGGGCATTTCTCCCCAGCGGGACGCTTGACGGTGCTTGGCGCTCGTGCGTGCAGTCATCGGCTTCAGCGCACCTTCATCGTGGCCAGGCTGAACAGCACCAGCATCACGGCGATGATCCAGAAGCGGACGATCACCTTCGGCTCCGGCCAGCCCTTGAGTTCGAAATGGTGGTGGATCGGCGCCATCCGGAAGATGCGCTTGCCCGTGAGCTTGAAGGAGGCGACCTGCAGGATCACCGACAGGGTCTCGATGACGAAGATGCCCGCCATGACGACGAAGATCAGCTCCTGACGCACGGCCACGGCGATCAGGCCGAGCGCGGCGCCGACGCTGAGCGCGCCGATGTCACCCATGAAGACCTGGGCCGGATAGGTGTTGAACCACAGGAAGCCGAGCCCGGCGCCGGCCAGGGCCGCGCAGAACACGGCCAGCTCGCCCACGCCCGGCACGTAGGCCAGGCCGAGGTAGTCGGCGAAGATCGTATGGCCCGTGGCGTAGGCGAAGATGCCCAAGCCTGCGGCCACGAAGACCGCCGGCATGATCGCCAGGCCGTCCAGGCCATCGGTCAGATTGACCGCATTGGACGAGCCCACGACCACGAAATAAGTCAGCACGATGAAGCCCAGGCCAAGCGGGATGGCCACGTCCTTGAAGAAGGGCACGTACAGGGTGGTCGCGGCCGGCACGTCGGCCGTGGTGTAGAGGAACACGCCCACGGCGAGCGCAGCCAGGGACTGCAGCAGGTACTTCCAGCGCGCCGACAGCCCGGCGCTGTCGCGGTACTTGAGCTTCTTGTAATCGTCGACGAAGCCGATGGCGCCGAAGGCCACGGTCACGAACAGCACGGTCCAGATGTAGCGGTTGTTCAGGTCCGACCACAGCAGGGTGCTGAGCACCAGGGCAATCAGGATCATCGCCCCACCCATGGTCGGCGTGCCGGCCTTGGACTGATGGCTTTCCGGCCCGAGCTCGCGGATCGGCTGGCCGTACTGGCGTCGCACCATGTGGCGGATGAAGAAGGGGCCGATGAGCAGCGACACGGCCATCGCCGTCATCGCCGCCATGACCGTGCGGAAGGTGATGAAGCGGAACAGCGCGATGTCCAGCGCCAGCAGATGTTCGATGATCCAGGCCAGCATCAGTGTTTCTCCCCGATCATGGCGCGGACGATCCGTTCCATGGCGCTGGAACGCGAGCCCTTGACCAGGCAGACCACGTCAGCATGAATGGCGTCGGCCAGGGCGCTCGCCAGGGCTTCGTGGCCCTCGAAATGTTCTGCGCCCGGCCCGAAGGCGCGACTGGCCGCGGCGGCATGGGCACCCAGCGTGAACAGTCGGCGCACGCCCAGATCGGCGGCGGACTGCCCCATCTCGGCGTGCAGCTTGTCGCTGTCCGGGCCCAGCTCGGCCATATCCCCCAGCACCAGCCAGGCCTCGCCCGGCAGCTCGCTGAGCACCTTCAGACCGGCATACAGGGACGCAGGATTGGCGTTGTAGGTGTCGTCGATCAGGGTCCAGCCGGCCTCGCTGCGATGGCTTTCCAGGCGTCCCGGCAGGCTATTGATCGAGGCCAGGCCCGCCGCGATCTCGGCTGCCGGCACGTCGAGGGCAAGGGCGACGGCGGCGGCAGCCGCGGCATTCATCCGATTGTGCTCACCGGCCACCGCCAGGGTGGTTTCGATGCGACCGACCGGGGTGTCCAGATTCAGCCGTCCCGCCGGACCATCCAGCAGGCGCACCTGGGCAGCCTCGGAACGGCCGAAGCTCAGGCGCTGGCAGTGCGCGGCACGGGCCTGCCAGTCCGCGAAGAAGCGATCGTCGGCATTGATCACGGCGACGCCTTCGGCGGGCAGGCTCTCGAACAGCTCGCCCTTGGTGCGGGCCACGCCTTCCAGGCTGCCGAGACGCTCCAGATGGGCCGGTCCGGCATTGGTGACCACACCGACCCGGGGCCGGGCCAGGGCCGCCAGATCGCGGATATCTCCCGCCTGACCGCAGCCCATTTCGATGACTGCGAAGCGGTGCTCGCGCTCCAGGCGACCCAGGGTCACGGGCACGCCCAGTTCGTTGTTGTAGTTGCCGCGGGTGGCCAGGGTTGGACCGACCCGGCTCAGGATGGCGGCGATCATTTCCTTGACCGTGGTCTTGCCGTTGCTGCCGGTCACGCCGACCACGATCACGTCCAGCGCTGCCCGCCAGGCCGCGGCGATCGACTGCAGCGCGACGGCCACGTCCGCGACCTCGATCTGCGGCAGATCGACATCGAGGCGGCGGCTGACCAGGGCCGCCGACGCGCCGGAGCGCGCGGCCGCCTCGACGAAGGCATGGCCATCGACGCGCTCACCGGGCAGGGCCACGAACAGCTCACCGGCCTGCAGCTTGCGGCTGTCCAGGCAGAGACCGCGAATGGCCACGTCCTGACCGCTCATGCGTCCTCCGCAGGCCTGGGTG
Coding sequences:
- the mraY gene encoding phospho-N-acetylmuramoyl-pentapeptide-transferase, whose amino-acid sequence is MLAWIIEHLLALDIALFRFITFRTVMAAMTAMAVSLLIGPFFIRHMVRRQYGQPIRELGPESHQSKAGTPTMGGAMILIALVLSTLLWSDLNNRYIWTVLFVTVAFGAIGFVDDYKKLKYRDSAGLSARWKYLLQSLAALAVGVFLYTTADVPAATTLYVPFFKDVAIPLGLGFIVLTYFVVVGSSNAVNLTDGLDGLAIMPAVFVAAGLGIFAYATGHTIFADYLGLAYVPGVGELAVFCAALAGAGLGFLWFNTYPAQVFMGDIGALSVGAALGLIAVAVRQELIFVVMAGIFVIETLSVILQVASFKLTGKRIFRMAPIHHHFELKGWPEPKVIVRFWIIAVMLVLFSLATMKVR
- the murG gene encoding undecaprenyldiphospho-muramoylpentapeptide beta-N-acetylglucosaminyltransferase; its protein translation is MSRARVLIMAGGTGGHIFPGLSVARELRAEGVEVRWLGTPNGLENRLVPAAGIELDTIDIAGLRGRGLLGWLVAPFRVLKAMVQARRILRRHRPDCVLSMGGYVAGPGGVMARLMGIPLVLHEQNAIAGLTNRWLRPLAARVMSGFPAVLKGAEHCGNPVRDDIAALPDPEARFADRSGPLQLLVIGGSQGALAFAEVIPQALARLPAEARPRIVHQAGRQYQRTLEAYRAAGVEGEVVEFIDDMAEAWGRADLAICRAGALTVAELAAAGVAALLVPFPAAVDDHQTANAEYLTAAHAAWLLPQREFTPERLAERLASLSRKQLAAMAGRARALARPRAGRAVADVCLEVAR
- a CDS encoding UDP-N-acetylmuramoyl-tripeptide--D-alanyl-D-alanine ligase, translating into MDMLLSAATQACGGRMSGQDVAIRGLCLDSRKLQAGELFVALPGERVDGHAFVEAAARSGASAALVSRRLDVDLPQIEVADVAVALQSIAAAWRAALDVIVVGVTGSNGKTTVKEMIAAILSRVGPTLATRGNYNNELGVPVTLGRLEREHRFAVIEMGCGQAGDIRDLAALARPRVGVVTNAGPAHLERLGSLEGVARTKGELFESLPAEGVAVINADDRFFADWQARAAHCQRLSFGRSEAAQVRLLDGPAGRLNLDTPVGRIETTLAVAGEHNRMNAAAAAAVALALDVPAAEIAAGLASINSLPGRLESHRSEAGWTLIDDTYNANPASLYAGLKVLSELPGEAWLVLGDMAELGPDSDKLHAEMGQSAADLGVRRLFTLGAHAAAASRAFGPGAEHFEGHEALASALADAIHADVVCLVKGSRSSAMERIVRAMIGEKH
- the ftsW gene encoding putative lipid II flippase FtsW, translated to MTARTSAKHRQASRWGEMPRTVGLDPVIVITASLLLSIGLIMVASTSMAVAENFSVGPWHFVQRHLMFIGVALVASLSFRFIGTPQLELLARACLPAAVLILMLPFIPGLGHEVNGATRWINLGVTRFQVVEVVKLMLIIHVAGYLSRRPELNRARFIDTIKPLAAVGLMAAILLMQPDMGSAVVLVAIVAGMIWLAGAAWKHLFLLGSAAIPLFGFAAMEPYRLRRVMSFVDPWADPYSGGFQLIQALIAVGRGQIGGVGLGSSVQKLYYLPEAHTDFIFAVLAEELGLVGIVLVLGLFVLLVGQMFRIGLKALTMERAFSAFVVWGIALWIGLQALVSIGVNLGVLPTKGLTLPLVSAGGSSLIMTIAAIALVLRIDWELKRVELERPRRRRGGWSV